The Cydia amplana chromosome 20, ilCydAmpl1.1, whole genome shotgun sequence nucleotide sequence AACGCTTTTCAAAGCCTACTGTCAGACGTTCTACACTTGCAGTCTGTGGGTAGGTTTTACACAGAGGGCATACAATGCACTAAGAGTccaatataacaatattttgaGGATGCTGTTGCGGCTGCCGAAGCACTGTAGTGCGTCCAACATGTTTGCAGAAGTACGAACGGACGACTTTTACGCAATCAGACGCAAGCGTGTGGGATCACTACTCAGGCGAGTGCGTGGCAGCGGCAACGGCCTCCTCAAAGTATTGTCGGAGAGCCTTGACTGCCCTATAACTAAATACTGGGTCGAAGTGGCCATCGGCAGGGCCAAATAGGATAAGGCTAAGTTCTGTATATATTCTGTACCTACTAACTTAGTTATTAAGTCAAAATTGTTACTAACATTATATGGATCTTTGATctgcaataaatgatttttatttttatttttattttattttattttattattatttgttcccAACGCGTACTTTCTACaacgcggtgttaagatttttctggGTTTAATATAGGGTCCGAGGAACAATAGGTCGTCagttcaaaattcaaatcaaacAGTGAGtgttatatacagtgtgtagtagtagtagtaaatagtaaataaagtattggttttatacagtgtggtgTTATTTTTGGACCTCGTACAACGAAAAAAATgcccttttttattttttttcagttGGCCATACAGCAAGCCATACGGCCAAATCTAACAATTAACCAACCATGTGTATAGGCCCAACCACGGCCCAACCAAAACCACCACCGTTGAATAATtgtatgatttatttaaataggcCCAACGAAAAAATTACTCTTATATGGTCCTCTGTTGGGAATCTTCGGGAGGGCCTTTGTCGAGGGCCCTCCAGCAAATCGTACGGCCAAATATAACGGTTGCCCAACTATACGTAAACAAAGGCCCAACCAAATCCCTACAAGAAAATGCTATTAGggtggtgcatgcgaaatgaagtgaaagtcgtgtgtGAGATGCGCACCAATCACCAATACGATCTTCATGGTCGTATCAGCCAGTTCCGAAATAACAACAACCTTCTGTGAAGCTagcttataataaatttaaaagtggaaaaataccgcattgggtgagacttgaactcacggcctctggatcgatactccagcgctctgccaactgagctaccgagacctcatcaagcaaatctttccaccatatgggtctaggggataatagcgacatctaccgtaagagcgttacacttcttaaactgctaccggagttccaagtaatattggaaattcaccagttacttCTGTGAAGCTGTTAATTAAACcgtttaaaatacctaatcaTCTACTATAAACTCTACGGCCTCGCTGACTTtattttgatgaaaaaacaaTCTATTTTCTCAGTGATTCTTACAATTTTGCATATCATTTCCAATTTCAAACGTCCGAATCAATTCTTCGTATAGAGCTTGACATCCTCGTATGATTGGAGCCTTGTCGATCCAAACGCTCTTGAGCATCCAAATCCAACGCATCCTTCTTACAATAACTACAAAAAGCACACGCCAAAGTATTCTTAAAAGCACTTCTGAACTCCTTATTAAAATACGCATAAATAAGAGGATTCAGCACCGAATTGAAATAACCCGTCCAAAACATTATAGGATTAATAACCTCCGGATATTCACAAGTGTCACATAAAGATGTCGAAACGTAAAACAGAAAAAATGGCAGCCAGCATATAATGAACGCTCCCATGATGATCCCTAAAGTCCTAGCTGCTTTGTATTCCCTCTTCATATTCAAGATATTTTTGTCTTTAATATCCCTTGAATGCCTTTGCATTAGTCTCGTATGTCCAGCAATAGCTTTTTCCTGCCTGTTGGCTTCTCTAAAGATAGCCACATAAGTAAAGATCATGATCGTACAAGGAATCCAGAAGGAGACAGAGCTGGAGATAACAGCATAAGGCTTGTTGACGACCCAATCGCAGGTCTTGGTGTTATTTTCTCTGTAATCGGCGTGTTCGGCGGTGGTGTAGTAGCCAGTGAAGATGGGAGCGTAGGAGATGGTGACCGGGCTGAGCCAGGTCGCTGCTAACATGATGAAAGCGATCTGGAAGTAATGGTTTTACTAGATGTAAACtaatgttaaaactaaaaaccacCCCAAAAATAGTCCAAAAACTAATCAGcgggcagcatggttccatttttatcgcctgtcattatgcccgtcactttcgcacttacatacttgttaaaacgtgacaggTATAGTGACAAACGTGCAACTGCCGCaggtgtaatttttatttttatggaaaataaataattttaatttaatttaattattatggaAAAAGATGTAGGAAGTACTTGATcccaaaattgtataacaaaataCCGTAGGGAATGTAAATCATTTaggatgtttaaatttaaaatgaaaatgtttctattagacaaaattaaagttaccaccataagcaataagatgtacttgttaacaattaattaggcaattagctaagtttacccatctatgttttaaggcagaagaaaaaaatatgtatgttagggtttatttcatctgaataaacgatttatttattttatttatttattttaatgttgtaGTCCACCTACATATAGAGCTTCCTTAGTTGGCCCACTGCTCACATACCTTTAAGATGAATAATTAAGTACCAGAGCCCGATGCAGATTTAACAAACTGTTATGGTATTGAATTGGATAAGATCACAAGAGTAACAAGTTGTCAAATCTGAATGGGGCTCTTGGTCTATTGAACACCGGttaggggttgtgcacaaatcacgcgaggtgttttcggctactttttgactCATACTCACACTCACACtcacattccataaataacgataatttaccgaatattacaattaaatatataaataaaagcgCCTCTGTGTGGTGATAGGAATTCTACATAGACGCTTCAGAATGTTAATATTATGGAAATCAAACAACAACATATTATATACGAAAGAAATCGTCGTTTATTTTGCAAAAAGCATTTGATTACACGCACATTATTAGGTAACATACCTAATGGCTAACCACTCCTTTCATCAGTTTAAACAAGTGAAATAACATTGTTTTATTTCCCTCCAGAAATTACAAATacgatattttaaataaataatttaacatcTGCAACTAAGGGATTATGTACaactgataaatatttaaattcaccTTTGGatgattaatattataaatattcattagATACTCAATATATTTCAAATTTATGATAAATATTACATTGTATGTGTTTGTTCCTAAGTAATAATACTATTACTAAACTGATAATTTATTTATCGATTTTAACAATCTAAGCTATCACAGTCCAAAATAGGATGTAACAGAAATACCTAATGAATACAATGAATAAccgttaaaactaaataaataaagcatCACGCTGCAGTCATAACTTAAACacacatttataattttattaaattggttAGTAAAGTTAcagtttaaatgaaataaaaacgtTTGAAAAGGTCGCTTACATCTCACGTACTACATGGAGTCTACGCACGAGTGGCAAGGCTTTTCAGGCTGAGGGCGCCACAGTGTTAATAtgaggcattatctatgaaaagggaccttattgtcgatggcgcttacgccgcacagcgtcgcgcggcattgtatttatatcggagcatcgttaataatggcgtacatcgacaataaggtcccttttcatagataacgtcacatatggagGCTAAGCCGGTCCCTCCAATAATTCCTCGAATTTCGGGCACGAACTActtgtatgtaataaaaaaaatgcaatacACAATGATTAAATGAATATCTTTTTTATGAACTATCGATGTGaaacattaatgtttttttttattttttaatgtttatacccacataatatatgctattattgtatttaaagttataataTTGCTGTGATGTTAACATTTACCTATATCGTTAACCAGGCTAAAGGATTCAACTAATTTGTAGGAAAATCATCTAATATTAAAAATGATAAGTAACTATGGTAATGCCATTTGACAGATATTTACACATTTAATTTCACATTTATGCATTGACTATAAAATACTTCAAGCTAACACATATTATATATCGTTTGAGTACACCAAGCTAGAAGATAGAAAGATAGAAGAGAGATAGAAATTATCAAGAAATATTGGACGGATATCAACCAAATTTTAATGTCAAACGAAATATTATGCAAGATGTTTAAAACATTACTCATATAGTTATGAATATTATCGGAAACTTTAAAGTAATAACTGTCATAACACAGctttaataataaatcaaaacatCATTCAAAGTTACACAAATTATGAGAATGTTAAAATTTGTTAGTCATTTCGtagaaaataaatagtttggTAACAAAAATACGATTTCAGAGATATGATTTTTTGTTAGAACATAGTACATCTAAAGAAGTCACAACcatatattattactttttttacatttacagCCCATATGcgacattttaaattttatatgcaAGAACCAGTGACGCTTGGAAATTCTTAAAATGACATACCAAAAAGTTACAAGGTTTACAACTAAATAGTTCctaactactattattttaggAAATTTCCTATTAATATATCCAATGATACTTCATTTTCTAAAATACACATTACGTTTGGGCGCAGCTCTACAGTTGATGCTAAAATTTTggctattattaaatttattaaaaattcgttatatacctaattttaatttcagaattctatattacttatttatataagttTTGAGCCTTAATTACTTATTCAAAAGGAAGacacattgaatttacattagCGTTTTTTAAGAGGGCAAAGAAATGCGTTAATGTCGAATTAAACCAATGTCTGAtactgataattatttttttcagacaaAGTCTCTCATAACTgtattactaaaaataaattacattttagaAGAAAAGGCATTGCTTGAAAGAAAAAGCaagatttaataatttgtttttacaGACTGTGGTCATATTTAATATTACAATAGATGTTTtactaaaactttattttaataataactctcacCCAAACTTTTGTTTGTTCTGCCTTTGACATTTagttttgtaaattatttaaatatacaaaaacaTTACTGACATTATGTAActgaaaaaacaaataaattttatttaatgaaaatgaaGTCTAAAGGAAGCCAAGATACAGAATATTTGCTATTAGTAAGTtagtcattttattatttaaaaacctaCTAACTTTAAAACAGATTTATTTTGACACAACACCGACACACCAAATCTAACGGATTTGTTAAAAAGTTAATTGTAGCACAtcgataattattttaaaaatcgttttttttttctattgaagCGTTATTTGTCCCCATATCTTTACCGTATCTTCCtattaaagttaaaataatataattttaaaaactaaCGACTGTGTATATACTAATATCTACATTATTATTCCTATATCCTAAAATCTTACTTCTATTATTCACATCACTGTTGTTActatttaaatacttattaacATCTTTATTAACATCTTCAGGTTAAAAGAAAACATTTCACAGAAAAGGTAGATGcttaaacaattaaattaaacaagagAAATCGAAACAATAGTTATTACCAAATCGAAAACAAAACCTGTGGTAAACATTGATAAGTACAAAAACAGAACCATTCAACAATATAAACTCACtgaattattcattatttttaattatatttagtcTACCTAATATTATATCTAATTAACACAAATCAAAACTGACTAGTTTGGTTTCTTAACTCAAAATTTGGTTAACTGTCGAAAAAGTGATAATTATACATTGTAGGTATCAAAAAAATATCCCCGTTGTTGTTCAAATTCAATGATTTGCCATGATCCACAATTTAAAATACTTCTTgccttttactttttaatttttagtaattaactattacctacttatacattattattttttaaatataattttaattttctattttccTAAGAAACTTTATATTCCTATAATTACATTGGTTCTAAAtctaacatttaatttaaataattatgtatattggtttactcttaacttatatatACAAATTACTTTGGCTttcaatcaaatgaattaggcCTCTAAAACATCTATCAGCCTATTTCAACACCCACACTTTAAATAAagtttacataaatattaaagttaaaaataagttattagCTGTACAGATCAGGTCACACAGAGTCAGGTCGGTTTTTATTGGTTATTACACAATTCGTTAATTAAGGTGTCCACTTCTGAATGAACAATGAACAATGACCatcaattaattacatttaaactcCAGTCAGTAATTACGCGATCTGAAATTCCACTTCTGATATTGTAAGCCCTGATTAATTTAAAGCATTGTtagttacaaattaaattaaacaatataaaagGGACAAGTAGAACCATAACAGACATACAGTTTACCAGTGATGCTACAATTTCTTTGACTATTTCCCTACTTATCCATACTAAAATACTTTAATGTTCTATACACATTTTCACTGAACTATCAGTCACGACTAATCTAAGTACACTGGCCATTCGTTGACTACTAGGGTTACACACTTGACTCGTTAGAGTTTCTGGGTTTTCAAAGTGATGCCAGGTCGGATGCCCGTCTTGAAGCCGCAGGCACCCTCAGATTTGCAGAACCACGCCGGTCTAACCTCTCCATGGCATCCAGATCCGATGCGTTCCTTTTACAAAAACTGCAGAACGCACACGCTAAAGTATTCTTAAAAGCATTTCTAAAGTCTCTGTTGAAATACGCGTAAATGATTGGATTTAGCGCTGAATTAAAATAACCAGTCCAGAACATGATAACTGTCAGCACCTCTGGATATGTGCAGGTTGTACATAATGCTGTAGTTATGTAGAATAAGAAGAATGGAAGCCAGCAGAGAATGAATGCTCCCATGATGATCCCTAACGTTCTCGCTGCTTTATGCTCTCTTTTCATCTTAAGTATATTCCTATCTTTGGTTGGTGTGTTTGCATTTATGTGCAAAGCACCATTTTTATCTCCAACTTCTCTTGAATGTCTGTGCATGAGCATAGCGTTGCCAGCTCTTGCATGTAGCGCCTTCTCTTGTCTATTCGCTTCTTTGAATATTGCTAGATACGTGAAGATCATGATCGTGCAGGGTATCCAGAAGGATATTGAGCTGGATATCACGGCGTACGGCTTATTGACTACCCAGTCACATTTATGGGCATTCTGTGGAAGCTCTCGCTCGTCTAAGTGTTTTTTAGTTGTGTACCACCCCATAAAGATTGGGGCGTAGGATATTGTGACCGGACTTAGCCATGTAGCTGCTAACATGACGAATGCCATCTGAAAGCAAAAAGTGTTTTGAACTTTCTTGTTCTTTTTTCTACAGCCTTTACAGTATCCAGCTTCATTTTCCTTATTCCGCATGCATTACTTGATGAtaccacaaataaaatatttcatgcaCTATTTTTACCACAAAGCAAACCAgtcaatgtttttattttattttaccatgCACCATTAAAAACACCCCGCATGCCTTCAAAAAGCAGCAAACCGCAACcaaatcaaagaaaaaaaaaaagaaataacgCGTATGAATATgttaaataacaatttaaaaaatatataatatttatctcCAACAGAGCTATTTTactatatttcgttaaattttaataCGAAGATAAACTCAACCCAGAGGGATAGAGTCGAGAATATAATTTTCAGCTAACACATTTCTAGACCCAGTAAATCATAATAACTAAGATACAATTTCTGGCCAGAAAGCGGCGGAGCAAAGCACAAATCATTATTGCTGTCTAGGTAATGGCGTTGGAATTAGACCAGTGAATTTCGTACAAATTGGGTCAACGGCGCACTTGTCCTTTTGCCAAGTGCATTCGCTTTCAAATTGCTTCGgtaaagtatagtacagtgtgAAAATTCTCACTGCTATTTTAAAACCTAACTACAGTAATATCTTTAAACTTTAGCTCTAATCACCCAACTGTGGTTTTTGTGTTCTCAAATATTACACGTTTAGTCTAGATTAAACTTCTCGTTAAGGCCAAACAATTTCCTAATATTCAAAATGTTGTTTAGAACTCAATTTGAAAGATTTTCTCATGCAAATTCTATACATAGataaaataatgatgatgagTTACTGCAAACCAAAACAACACTAACAACAAAACTACAATCAACCAAATAATTACCTTTTTAGTCATCTTGATTGGATATTTCAGAGGCTTTACAATGGCGTAGTATCTATCGACCGATATGCAACAGAGATGCAATATCGAGGTGGATGTGAAGTAGACGTCCGAAGAGTTCCACAGATCGCAGATGACGGAACCGAACCGCCATTCATCATAGAACTGTACGCTGAAGTTGAATGGCATGACCACCATGGCTACGAGGATGTCAGCGAAGGCCAGTGATACTACGAAGTAGTTTGTGATGACGCGTAGTTTTCTGTAAAGAAAATAGTTTCAGAAAATCGCGCTTTCGTCATATAATTCACCAaacaaaaagttatattttggtTACCAATATAGGATTTTAATTGGAAAATAAAGACTTTTATGAGAGATCCAGATCAATTGCTACGCGCTGTTCTTATATAAATGATTACAATGGtgaatttaaaattcaaaatcaaAATTAACATGCAGTTAAAAGTAAAGATAATATTCTAACATCAGAGGTAATATTGATGGTTACAGAAATATTCACAGCAATAGCAATATTAATAGTGTCATTAATGAAGAAAATGTGAAGTGTcagtaaataatagttattagtgATACCGATTAAAATGACAATGATATTGTTAAAGATAACTTACCTATGTCTCATAACAGAGACGATGACAAGCAGGTTGCCAAGCACCGCCATGATGACGATGAGCAACAGCACGCTGACGCGGAGCTTAAAGAACACGCCGGAGTCGCCGCCGGCGTCGGTGACATTGTTGGCGCTAGCATTGGCGCTAACGTTTTGGAAGATTTCATTTGCCATCAGTCGTCTGAAAATTTTACTGTAGTTAGAAAAAACATTCTAAATCAAATAACTGTAGCCGTACCACGAGTTGATAATAAACTTGACGTTTACGTGACTGCGTAAACTCGATCGCAGTCCAACTCGCTCGCACTGTTGTGTTGCTGCGATAGATAGGGAATGCCATCGAGTTCACACAGTCGctaacgtaaatgtcaaatgccaACTCGTGGTAGCCGTGCTGTAATTAACTTGTTTGTCGCACTTATTTAAGGAAGAGCAAAATTCACTGGCAAATTCTGACTTTTAAATTTCGCATAGATACTtgctgtttaattaattaataattatacataatggACTAAGTTTCACTATGAATAAATACATTCGAGGTAATTCTTCAATCTTGATTTGGTTGAAACGAAGTACACGTAAAAGTAGACAAAAGATAACGTTATGAAATATTAATTgtcatttgaatatttttttgctaTTGGCTTTTACTTGAATTGTAAAAAAATCGATATAattgtgccctgtttatcaaaagtttgtaacttgtaatacaagtggaagtccctttctaacaaaatatGTCAATAAGTGACATcggcttgtattacaagttacaagcttttgataaacagggca carries:
- the LOC134657483 gene encoding octopamine receptor beta-2R-like isoform X2 is translated as MANEIFQNVSANASANNVTDAGGDSGVFFKLRVSVLLLIVIMAVLGNLLVIVSVMRHRKLRVITNYFVVSLAFADILVAMVVMPFNFSVQFYDEWRFGSVICDLWNSSDVYFTSTSILHLCCISVDRYYAIVKPLKYPIKMTKKIAFIMLAATWLSPVTISYAPIFTGYYTTAEHADYRENNTKTCDWVVNKPYAVISSSVSFWIPCTIMIFTYVAIFREANRQEKAIAGHTRLMQRHSRDIKDKNILNMKREYKAARTLGIIMGAFIICWLPFFLFYVSTSLCDTCEYPEVINPIMFWTGYFNSVLNPLIYAYFNKEFRSAFKNTLACAFCSYCKKDALDLDAQERLDRQGSNHTRMSSSIRRIDSDV
- the LOC134657483 gene encoding octopamine receptor beta-2R-like isoform X1 — encoded protein: MANEIFQNVSANASANNVTDAGGDSGVFFKLRVSVLLLIVIMAVLGNLLVIVSVMRHRKLRVITNYFVVSLAFADILVAMVVMPFNFSVQFYDEWRFGSVICDLWNSSDVYFTSTSILHLCCISVDRYYAIVKPLKYPIKMTKKMAFVMLAATWLSPVTISYAPIFMGWYTTKKHLDERELPQNAHKCDWVVNKPYAVISSSISFWIPCTIMIFTYLAIFKEANRQEKALHARAGNAMLMHRHSREVGDKNGALHINANTPTKDRNILKMKREHKAARTLGIIMGAFILCWLPFFLFYITTALCTTCTYPEVLTVIMFWTGYFNSALNPIIYAYFNRDFRNAFKNTLACAFCSFCKRNASDLDAMERLDRRGSANLRVPAASRRASDLASL